In the genome of Bacillus sp. S3, one region contains:
- a CDS encoding restriction endonuclease yields MVTSIVIFLILLNGALILYFKKREEKGTALLAQKIDSSLELKKTLAMGLYLRFNYPTTKKEDGITYFEESTDLFLKQVPYDFEEFAAQVFQKLYGGEVFVTNRSGDFGVDFEQKREDGLYLGQAKAWKKDVGYEPIAILHSNMVKQNAKGGYLITTAQFTKAAKQYASDLNIQLIDGVDFVEYWLDSLDSKVYSLASDLV; encoded by the coding sequence ATGGTTACATCTATTGTAATCTTCTTAATTTTATTAAACGGAGCTTTAATTCTTTATTTTAAAAAGCGAGAAGAAAAAGGAACAGCCTTACTTGCTCAAAAAATTGACTCAAGTTTAGAACTCAAAAAAACCCTGGCAATGGGGCTATATTTACGTTTTAACTACCCAACCACTAAAAAGGAAGATGGAATAACATATTTTGAGGAAAGTACAGACCTTTTTTTAAAGCAAGTTCCGTATGATTTTGAGGAGTTTGCTGCTCAAGTCTTCCAAAAACTCTATGGCGGAGAAGTTTTTGTAACAAATCGCTCCGGCGATTTTGGAGTAGATTTTGAACAAAAAAGGGAGGATGGGCTTTATCTAGGACAAGCAAAAGCTTGGAAAAAAGATGTAGGATACGAACCGATAGCAATTCTTCACTCTAATATGGTTAAACAAAACGCAAAGGGTGGTTATTTAATTACTACCGCACAATTTACTAAAGCTGCAAAACAATACGCCAGTGATCTTAATATTCAACTTATAGATGGTGTAGACTTTGTTGAATATTGGCTTGATTCTTTGGATAGTAAAGTCTACTCTCTCGCTAGTGATTTAGTATAA
- a CDS encoding three component ABC system middle component, producing MERKVRKMSNLEVEEASESNSNYVNIYNNELLGCIGVYSVIKHIKSISSAKALLILPFVFQNDLVSYIGRSNVHIKSIEQLILRKPELISNFNERFYALLRVSVNSILMLNALGFLAIRPNGKIELLGEEDFIPSYEKRVIGIRATQIVKASPKIAKLLEDKVENLYLQLRVKL from the coding sequence TTGGAAAGAAAGGTTCGCAAAATGAGTAATTTAGAGGTAGAAGAAGCATCTGAGTCTAATAGTAACTATGTAAATATCTACAATAACGAATTACTAGGCTGCATAGGAGTATATTCTGTTATAAAGCATATTAAATCAATAAGCTCTGCAAAAGCACTTCTAATTCTTCCGTTTGTCTTTCAGAACGATTTAGTTAGTTATATTGGTAGATCGAATGTTCACATAAAAAGTATCGAACAATTGATCTTAAGGAAACCAGAATTAATATCAAACTTTAATGAACGATTTTACGCACTGTTAAGGGTTTCCGTTAATTCAATTTTAATGTTAAACGCATTAGGTTTTTTAGCAATTAGACCTAATGGGAAAATTGAATTGTTAGGTGAAGAAGATTTTATTCCAAGTTACGAAAAAAGGGTAATAGGTATAAGAGCTACTCAGATAGTTAAGGCATCGCCTAAAATAGCAAAATTATTAGAAGATAAAGTTGAAAATTTATACCTTCAATTAAGGGTGAAATTATGA
- a CDS encoding CC/Se motif family (seleno)protein, which yields MIIEIDAGSKNWLESKGNQLTVKTIEVKACCAPGVQELVAVPGKPKTLDLYHEFMIDDLSIYVQKRIRDREKLILKLSGFSFLKSISAKVH from the coding sequence TTGATTATCGAAATCGATGCTGGATCAAAAAACTGGTTAGAATCTAAAGGCAACCAGTTAACCGTAAAAACGATTGAAGTAAAAGCTTGCTGTGCCCCAGGAGTACAGGAGCTGGTAGCCGTACCGGGAAAACCAAAGACTTTAGACCTCTATCATGAATTTATGATTGACGATCTCTCCATATATGTACAAAAGAGGATTAGAGATAGAGAAAAACTCATATTAAAATTATCCGGTTTTAGTTTTTTAAAATCAATTTCGGCAAAGGTTCATTGA
- the rlmD gene encoding 23S rRNA (uracil(1939)-C(5))-methyltransferase RlmD: MSKQLPVNKNDYIDVVFEDLTHDGAGVAKVDGYPLFVPNGLPGEKAKIKVIKTGKGYGIGRLIELYEKSPYRVEIAGSERHKYGGCQLEHISYEGQLKYKENQVRQVLARIGKLEDVAVHPILGMDNPWHYRNKAQVPVGEKDGKLIAGFFKPRSHEIVDTNESLIQLPEINEAVQAVKEICSDLGIPAYHEESHKGVLRHIMARYGKQTGELMVVIITRTAELPQKNKIVEEIVGRLPKVKSIVHNVNSKRTNVIMGEKTSVLWGSEVIYDYIGDVKFAISALSFYQVNPVQTKVLYDKALEYAGLSGEESVIDAYCGIGTISLFLAQKACKVFGVEVVPEAIEDAKRNAELNGITNAEFAAGEAEAVIPKWYKEGNIADVLVVDPPRKGCDEALLQTIIEMKPRKVVYVSCNPATLARDLRILEDGGYKTVEVQPVDMFPHTTHVECISQLILKKGN, from the coding sequence ATGAGCAAACAATTACCAGTTAACAAAAATGATTATATAGATGTAGTCTTTGAAGATTTAACACATGACGGGGCGGGAGTTGCGAAGGTGGATGGTTATCCATTATTTGTTCCAAACGGACTGCCAGGCGAAAAAGCTAAAATTAAGGTGATTAAGACTGGCAAAGGCTATGGGATTGGTCGCTTGATTGAACTTTATGAAAAAAGTCCTTACCGTGTGGAGATTGCTGGCAGTGAACGGCATAAATACGGCGGCTGCCAGCTCGAGCATATTAGCTATGAAGGTCAGCTGAAATACAAAGAAAATCAAGTCCGGCAAGTTCTTGCGCGCATCGGTAAATTGGAGGATGTGGCCGTTCATCCTATTTTAGGGATGGATAATCCGTGGCACTATCGAAACAAGGCCCAGGTACCAGTCGGGGAAAAAGACGGTAAATTGATTGCGGGATTTTTTAAACCGCGTAGTCATGAAATTGTTGATACAAATGAGAGCTTAATTCAGCTCCCGGAAATTAATGAAGCAGTACAAGCAGTGAAGGAGATTTGCAGTGATCTTGGGATCCCTGCGTATCATGAAGAATCCCATAAAGGAGTTCTCCGTCATATTATGGCACGGTACGGTAAGCAGACAGGAGAACTTATGGTTGTCATTATTACAAGAACAGCAGAGCTGCCGCAGAAAAATAAAATAGTTGAAGAAATTGTTGGCCGGCTACCGAAAGTAAAGTCGATTGTTCATAATGTGAATTCAAAGCGGACAAACGTGATTATGGGCGAAAAAACGAGCGTCCTTTGGGGTAGTGAAGTGATCTATGATTACATTGGGGATGTGAAGTTTGCCATATCGGCTCTCTCGTTTTATCAAGTTAATCCTGTGCAGACAAAGGTTTTGTATGATAAGGCGCTTGAATATGCCGGGCTTAGCGGTGAAGAATCTGTAATTGATGCCTATTGCGGCATTGGCACCATATCGCTATTTTTAGCACAAAAGGCATGCAAGGTTTTCGGAGTAGAAGTGGTTCCTGAGGCGATCGAGGACGCCAAACGGAATGCGGAATTGAACGGCATTACGAATGCAGAGTTTGCAGCCGGTGAGGCAGAAGCGGTTATTCCAAAGTGGTATAAAGAAGGAAATATCGCTGATGTTTTAGTCGTTGATCCACCGCGCAAAGGCTGTGATGAGGCTTTACTGCAAACGATTATTGAAATGAAACCGAGGAAGGTTGTTTATGTTTCCTGTAACCCGGCAACATTGGCTAGGGACCTTCGGATATTAGAAGATGGCGGATACAAAACCGTGGAAGTGCAGCCGGTGGACATGTTTCCGCATACGACGCACGTCGAGTGTATCTCGCAACTCATCTTAAAGAAAGGCAACTAA
- a CDS encoding RES domain-containing protein, with product MENYLNFIKDKLILPLEYNGDFYIFIEKYLDDYIKEVTDPGLGSIFNKANLDKLNSIIEGIKNGVQEYYKGHPAKAFNDFKSGLDAIEMELSAINDSQTLNDFYRLRIDGTGTSHSFSREQMFHIPFELRSLVTTQRFSIPGLPSIYLGSTMYVCWEEMNRPNFKNVKASLYRKKDNLAIVDLGLHPLYMIKYLGDQNEKDPADAVNELIVYLILWPLIAASSVKVNNREHPFKPEYIIPQLLLQYVTRSEKIDGIRYLSVQTSPKPQNFWLYHNYVFPAKTLSPKGYCNKLNQLFSLTPGVSWQIFEIHKTASGLPSGEGPLHNYRLNFDPHTPPINYGQTDFGRFERFLDETNSLGDII from the coding sequence TTGGAAAATTATTTAAATTTCATTAAAGATAAATTGATATTGCCTTTAGAATATAATGGAGATTTTTATATTTTTATTGAAAAATATTTGGATGATTATATAAAAGAAGTAACAGATCCTGGTCTTGGTAGTATTTTTAATAAAGCAAATTTAGATAAGCTAAATAGTATAATTGAAGGGATAAAAAATGGTGTTCAGGAATATTATAAAGGTCATCCAGCAAAAGCATTTAATGATTTTAAATCCGGATTAGATGCTATTGAAATGGAACTAAGTGCTATAAATGACTCTCAAACCTTAAATGACTTTTATAGACTTCGAATTGATGGTACAGGTACTAGTCATAGTTTTAGTAGAGAGCAAATGTTTCATATACCGTTCGAACTTCGATCATTAGTTACTACACAAAGATTTAGTATTCCCGGATTACCATCTATATACTTAGGAAGTACAATGTATGTTTGTTGGGAAGAAATGAATCGCCCCAATTTTAAAAATGTAAAAGCTTCTCTTTATAGAAAAAAGGACAATTTAGCTATTGTTGATTTGGGATTGCATCCCTTATATATGATTAAATATTTAGGAGACCAGAATGAGAAGGATCCTGCTGATGCTGTAAATGAATTAATAGTTTATTTAATTCTATGGCCATTGATTGCTGCAAGCTCTGTAAAGGTAAATAATAGAGAACACCCATTTAAACCGGAGTACATTATTCCACAATTGCTTTTGCAATATGTTACACGAAGTGAAAAGATAGATGGAATTAGATATTTATCAGTTCAAACTTCGCCTAAACCTCAAAACTTTTGGTTATATCATAATTATGTATTTCCTGCTAAAACACTTTCACCAAAAGGATATTGTAATAAACTTAATCAATTATTTAGTTTAACCCCGGGTGTATCTTGGCAAATTTTTGAGATACATAAGACCGCTTCAGGCTTGCCGTCAGGGGAGGGACCATTACATAATTACAGGCTTAATTTTGATCCTCATACTCCGCCCATTAATTATGGGCAAACTGATTTCGGACGGTTTGAAAGATTCTTAGATGAAACTAATTCATTAGGAGATATCATTTGA
- a CDS encoding DUF3732 domain-containing protein, producing the protein MKFYISKLVLWLKNGKVRELDFETNKVNVITGESGTGKSEIISIIDYCFFASKVDITEEKINENVNWYGIRFKINDKVYTIARGRINQRKLSSKYYFSSLGVIPETPVDNMQEKDIKSIIEKEFSITDKTVFPFGGKKILLGSKISPRYFFMFNTQSGDVITHSEVYFDKQNDDKYREALTRIFDLAVGIETEENLSIKEKIVNLNKEINALQRKQSVIDKEINAFNQEIRLLVQKAQSYNLIEYKSFEFNEALTRFKELTNNYKEENIDINIDKINELKVNKNSLIRKVRNLRRFKKEYEEYRKLEAVNLDSLKPVIAIKEAYYRLIGSPEVDLFINALNEEYYEIKKNIEGKPPFDFNIDDRIKEYEKDIEKINTLINDIPLNEVKTRNEIDKLMFIGELKAKISLYESQWEDTNDKDQIKSELEEKLSLKDKLEKEVVDYTERKDATLRLLDEIIQNYLDKSADAIPTYKGYKSSFQYKEKSLKLKAPKALIPSKVGSSSNHLFLHLCLFLGLQELVIRQQSPYVPYWLIIDQPSRPYFGEENKKEQKEWNDVLSTDRSKIRIAMQLLNNFITYINNELGMDFQIIVLEHIPKSIWEEANLENFYLVDDEFRNGNALIRFDKGGNPY; encoded by the coding sequence ATGAAATTTTATATTAGTAAACTTGTACTGTGGCTAAAAAATGGTAAGGTACGTGAATTAGACTTTGAAACTAATAAGGTAAACGTAATTACTGGTGAGAGTGGTACAGGTAAATCAGAAATTATTAGTATTATTGATTATTGCTTTTTTGCCAGTAAAGTAGATATTACTGAGGAAAAAATTAATGAAAATGTAAATTGGTATGGCATTCGTTTTAAAATCAATGATAAAGTGTATACCATTGCCAGAGGTAGGATAAATCAAAGGAAGCTTTCTTCTAAGTACTATTTTTCCTCTTTAGGGGTAATACCTGAAACTCCTGTAGATAATATGCAGGAGAAAGACATTAAATCCATTATAGAGAAAGAGTTCAGTATTACAGATAAGACTGTTTTTCCCTTCGGTGGGAAAAAAATATTATTAGGAAGTAAAATATCCCCTAGATATTTTTTTATGTTTAACACACAATCCGGTGATGTTATAACGCATAGTGAAGTTTACTTTGATAAACAAAATGATGACAAATATAGGGAAGCTTTGACTAGAATTTTTGACTTAGCGGTTGGGATTGAAACAGAAGAAAATCTCAGTATAAAAGAAAAAATAGTGAATTTAAACAAAGAAATTAACGCTTTACAGAGAAAGCAATCAGTAATAGATAAAGAAATAAATGCATTTAATCAAGAAATCAGGTTGTTGGTCCAAAAAGCACAAAGCTATAACTTAATAGAATACAAGTCTTTTGAATTTAATGAAGCACTAACAAGATTTAAAGAGTTAACTAATAATTATAAAGAAGAAAACATTGATATCAATATAGATAAGATTAATGAGTTAAAGGTAAATAAAAATTCACTCATAAGAAAAGTGAGAAATTTAAGGAGATTTAAAAAAGAATATGAAGAGTATAGAAAGCTCGAGGCTGTTAATCTTGATAGTTTAAAACCAGTTATCGCGATTAAAGAGGCATATTACAGACTTATCGGATCACCCGAGGTTGATTTGTTTATTAATGCTTTAAACGAAGAATATTATGAAATTAAGAAAAATATTGAAGGTAAACCTCCATTCGATTTTAATATTGATGACAGAATTAAAGAGTATGAAAAGGATATTGAAAAAATTAATACTCTAATTAATGATATACCTTTGAATGAAGTGAAAACTAGAAACGAAATCGATAAGCTAATGTTTATTGGGGAACTAAAAGCTAAAATTTCTCTTTATGAATCACAGTGGGAAGATACAAATGATAAAGATCAAATAAAAAGCGAATTGGAAGAAAAGTTGTCTTTGAAAGATAAATTAGAAAAAGAGGTAGTTGATTATACAGAAAGAAAAGATGCCACTTTACGGCTTCTTGATGAAATAATTCAAAATTATTTAGATAAGAGTGCAGACGCTATTCCAACCTATAAAGGATACAAATCCTCATTTCAATATAAAGAAAAAAGTTTAAAACTCAAAGCACCAAAAGCTTTAATACCAAGTAAGGTTGGAAGCAGTTCCAATCATTTATTTTTACATTTATGTCTCTTTTTAGGATTGCAAGAGTTAGTTATTAGACAGCAATCACCCTATGTTCCTTACTGGTTGATAATTGACCAACCTAGTCGACCATATTTTGGAGAAGAGAATAAAAAAGAACAAAAAGAATGGAATGATGTCTTAAGTACAGACCGTTCAAAAATAAGAATTGCAATGCAACTGCTAAACAACTTTATTACTTATATAAATAACGAATTAGGGATGGACTTTCAAATTATAGTATTAGAACATATTCCAAAGTCTATATGGGAGGAAGCAAATTTAGAAAACTTTTATCTTGTCGATGACGAGTTTAGAAATGGAAATGCATTAATTAGGTTCGATAAAGGTGGAAATCCTTATTAA
- a CDS encoding uracil-DNA glycosylase, whose amino-acid sequence MSHSKNLEEVKNLFYGILPNRIDIEIHKGEKKIISTNITGSTRVNFIDDEIPNGYTTITFIQNSSIKFDIRAEGIEIISYDVLTKDRFFEFFFFMPNEQIGKIIVIGEPNEDFINFEKLVKITKDCTFCESMLDKEAIIGYQNGNLNADILFIAEAPGPRGADKTGIPLSGDITGKNFEEILSSVGLKREDIFITNAVLCCPTSMNGKVRPPKSSEIKNCSGYLALLIELIDPKVIVTLGAVALDALKQIKGHQLKLKKHIATFHHWNGRFIYPLYHPSPLVINRGLRTMEQQKADYLQLVRNYESRFLKGLNPISLLKG is encoded by the coding sequence ATGAGCCATTCCAAAAATCTTGAAGAAGTCAAAAACCTTTTTTATGGAATATTACCAAACCGAATTGATATAGAGATCCATAAAGGTGAAAAAAAGATTATTAGTACTAACATAACAGGCAGCACAAGGGTAAATTTTATTGATGATGAAATTCCAAACGGATATACAACCATAACATTTATTCAAAATAGCTCTATAAAATTTGATATCCGAGCGGAGGGAATAGAAATAATCTCTTATGACGTATTAACAAAGGACAGATTCTTTGAATTTTTCTTTTTTATGCCTAATGAACAGATTGGAAAAATTATTGTAATAGGTGAACCTAATGAAGATTTTATTAATTTCGAAAAATTAGTAAAAATTACAAAAGATTGTACCTTCTGTGAGTCAATGTTAGATAAAGAGGCGATTATAGGTTACCAAAACGGCAATCTTAATGCTGATATATTATTTATTGCCGAAGCACCCGGTCCAAGGGGAGCAGATAAAACTGGGATTCCATTATCAGGGGATATTACGGGTAAAAATTTTGAAGAAATTTTGAGTTCAGTTGGTTTGAAAAGAGAGGATATCTTTATAACTAATGCGGTACTATGTTGTCCAACCAGTATGAATGGAAAAGTACGACCACCTAAATCTAGTGAAATAAAAAATTGTAGTGGATATTTAGCTCTTCTAATTGAATTAATTGATCCTAAAGTAATTGTAACTCTTGGGGCAGTTGCCTTGGATGCCCTAAAACAAATTAAGGGACATCAATTGAAATTAAAAAAACATATTGCAACTTTTCATCATTGGAACGGTAGATTTATATATCCTTTATACCATCCAAGCCCATTGGTGATAAACAGAGGTTTAAGAACAATGGAACAACAAAAAGCAGATTATCTACAATTAGTACGAAATTATGAAAGTAGATTTTTAAAGGGTCTTAATCCAATATCTTTATTGAAAGGGTGA
- a CDS encoding helix-turn-helix domain-containing protein — MVKYSEGFKLMLVKEYLAGKLGYRLLAQKYGMKDFTRIMRWVKVYEKLGEKGLMRKKNKESYSVQFKLDVLSFIKRTGSSEADTALQFGLTNPSMISSWKKAFLEVNQLRFVKLIIDYVVKNGTLEKKVLQEDPFRSLGSVTDLFRDNLDNVRGIIRVIDTINRNVEEYEGA; from the coding sequence GTGGTTAAATATAGTGAAGGCTTTAAGTTAATGCTTGTAAAAGAGTACCTAGCAGGTAAATTGGGATATAGATTATTAGCACAGAAATATGGTATGAAAGACTTTACACGCATTATGAGATGGGTAAAAGTTTACGAAAAATTGGGGGAGAAAGGGTTAATGAGAAAGAAGAACAAGGAATCTTATTCTGTTCAATTTAAGCTAGATGTATTAAGCTTTATTAAAAGAACAGGTTCTTCTGAGGCAGATACAGCCCTGCAATTTGGGCTAACCAACCCTTCTATGATTTCGTCATGGAAGAAAGCTTTTTTGGAGGTTAATCAATTGAGATTTGTAAAACTTATCATTGATTACGTCGTGAAAAATGGAACTCTTGAAAAGAAAGTATTGCAGGAAGATCCATTCCGCTCACTAGGAAGCGTAACTGATTTATTTAGAGATAACCTAGATAATGTGCGTGGCATTATTCGTGTGATTGATACGATTAACAGGAATGTAGAGGAATATGAAGGTGCGTAA